From the genome of Vigna angularis cultivar LongXiaoDou No.4 chromosome 11, ASM1680809v1, whole genome shotgun sequence, one region includes:
- the LOC108332326 gene encoding organic cation/carnitine transporter 4, giving the protein MAATLPSDFDDLRSPFLPAEDKKPAAEKLCIDDMLQKYCGEFGRWQLKHFILTSLAWALEAFHTMVMIFADREPDWKCVPGANCNSGGAGGACGLSPGAWEWVGGRHGSTVSEWSLICGNKFKVGLVQALFFAGCMIGAGIFGHLSDSSLGRKGSLTVVCALNTLFGCLTALSPNYWIYALLRLLTGFSSGGVGLTAFVLATEPIGPTKRGTAGMSTFYFFSGGIAVLSGIAYIFQSWRYLYIASSIPSFLYIILVLPFISESPRWYLVRGKVTEAMKLMSTIASSNGKNLPDGVFLSLDDEASSTKTQNSGNDITLMAYKNENLENKDALVGSIVDVIRSPITRVRLFLAVALNFLGSVVYYGLSLNVMNLETNLYLNVILNSVAEMPAFTITAVLLDRFGRKPLTVATMWFSGLFCLIGSLIGNVGAWKVVRMVCGVLGIFGMAGTYNLLFIYTAELFPTVVRNAALGCTTQAAQMGAILAPFVVVLGGCLPFAAFAACGIVGGMFAFYLPETMNQPLYDTFTGMEAGLA; this is encoded by the exons ATGGCCGCCACTCTGCCCTCTGACTTCGACGACCTCCGCTCGCCGTTTCTGCCAGCGGAAGACAAGAAGCCGGCGGCGGAGAAGCTCTGCATCGATGACATGCTGCAGAAGTACTGCGGCGAGTTCGGGCGGTGGCAGCTCAAACACTTCATCCTCACCAGCCTCGCCTGGGCGCTCGAGGCCTTCCACACCATGGTCATGATCTTTGCCGACCGCGAACCAGACTGGAAGTGCGTCCCCGGCGCCAACTGCAACAGCGGGGGGGCTGGCGGTGCCTGCGGTCTCTCGCCAGGTGCGTGGGAGTGGGTCGGCGGCCGCCACGGCTCTACCGTCTCGGAATGGAGTCTGATTTGCGGTAATAAGTTCAAAGTGGGATTAGTTCAGGCCCTGTTCTTCGCCGGATGCATGATTG GTGCTGGAATATTTGGCCACCTCTCAGACTCATCCCTGGGGAGAAAAGGCTCTCTCACAGTGGTTTGCGCCCTTAACACTCTCTTTGGCTGCTTAACAGCACTGTCCCCCAACTACTGGATCTACGCACTCCTCCGCCTCCTCACCGGCTTCAGCAGCGGCGGCGTTGGCCTCACTGCCTTCGTCCTCGCCACCGAACCTATCGGCCCGACGAAGCGCGGCACGGCGGGCATGTCCACCTTCTACTTCTTCTCCGGCGGCATTGCAGTTCTCTCTGGAATCGCTTACATCTTCCAATCATGGCGCTATCTCTATATAGCTTCCTCTATCCCCTCCTTCCTCTACATCATCCTTGTCCTACCCTTTATCTCTGAGTCCCCAAGATGGTACCTTGTTCGCGGGAAAGTAACCGAAGCCATGAAGCTCATGTCCACCATTGCTTCTTCCAACGGGAAAAACCTTCCCGATGGTGTTTTCCTCTCTCTCGACGATGAAGCATCGTCCACAAAAACCCAAAATTCAGGTAATGACATAACCTTGATGGCTTACAAAAACGAAAACTTGGAAAACAAAGACGCGCTGGTGGGATCCATCGTAGACGTGATTCGTTCTCCCATCACTCGTGTGAGGTTGTTCTTAGCGGTGGCTCTTAACTTCTTAGGCTCCGTTGTCTACTACGGGCTTAGTTTAAATGTTATGAACCTCGAAACCAACCTTTACCTGAACGTGATTTTGAACTCCGTAGCTGAGATGCCGGCGTTTACAATAACGGCGGTGCTTTTGGACAGGTTTGGGCGAAAGCCATTGACGGTGGCGACAATGTGGTTCAGCGGGTTGTTTTGTTTGATAGGGAGTTTGATTGGCAACGTCGGAGCGTGGAAGGTGGTGAGAATGGTGTGTGGTGTTTTGGGGATATTTGGGATGGCCGGGACTTataatttgttgtttatttacaCGGCGGAGCTGTTTCCGACGGTGGTGAGGAACGCCGCACTTGGATGCACCACGCAGGCAGCGCAAATGGGAGCGATACTGGCGCCGTTTGTGGTGGTTTTGGGTGGGTGTCTGCCGTTTGCGGCGTTTGCAGCATGTGGAATAGTGGGAGGAATGTTTGCGTTTTATCTTCCAGAGACGATGAATCAACCTCTCTATGATACATTCACCGGAATGGAAGCCGGACTTGCTTGA